A region from the Benincasa hispida cultivar B227 chromosome 12, ASM972705v1, whole genome shotgun sequence genome encodes:
- the LOC120067609 gene encoding uncharacterized protein LOC120067609, with protein MDGQTEVTNRTLDNLLHFLSSDQLRKWNLAISQAKFAYNNMQSQSTGQCPFEVVYSSPPHLTFDLTNLPSFVDLSLEADLMIDRVQKIHAEVFANLTIANSKYKEVADKHHRPTTFFLGDLVMVYIKKSHLPTDHHSKFSQKKYDFFTFLQKFGDNAYQIELPSSKH; from the coding sequence ATGGATGGCCAAACAGAAGTCACTAATAGAACGTTGGACAATCTTCTTCACTTTTTAAGTAGCGATCAACTTCGAAAGTGGAACCTTGCAATTTCACAAGCAAAATTTGCATATAATAACATGCAAAGCCAATCTACAGGGCAGTGTCCCTTCGAAGTCGTGTATAGTAGTCCTCCCCATTTAACTTTTGACCTTACTAATTTGCCTTCATTTGTTGATCTCAGTCTAGAAGCTGATCTTATGATTGATCGAGTTCAAAAAATCCATGCTGAGGTCTTTGCCAATTTGACTATTGCCAACTCCAAGTATAAGGAAGTCGCTGACAAGCATCATCGACCAACAACATTTTTCCTAGGTGATTTAGTCATGGTGTACATTAAAAAATCACATCTACCTACCGACCATCACTCTAAATTTTCACAGAAGAAATACGACTTTTTCACATTCTTACAAAAATTTGGAGACAATGCATACCAAATAGAGCTCCCTTCCTCTAAACATTAG